The following are encoded together in the Arcticibacterium luteifluviistationis genome:
- a CDS encoding alpha-amylase family protein gives MKFIKLLCFFCSISALAQNPISSSDDSEWWKRNNLRLIQMNLPAYEAANIDADEIVEDLKAFSANTLIINGAGIMSFYQSDLEFEYTNPYMKPGEMGRIVERCHENGIRVIIRFDFSRAHETIFKAHPDWFYISAKGERIINTDKYVVSINAPYVQEKAFKIVEEVISKFDIDGIFLNMPGYQTRNPYENIYVGIDQNEYDKKAFAAWSGGLTLPLKEDRTDPVFNKYLEFKTASIEDWSKRLHAVVKSSQEKVSSKGEILRSSGKKIAICTYLEESVDIIRHESQTHGLPYWPYTASDNTTHIEQTFPDKIVSNASIQQISFQSRYNAIEPEEISIRLYENIANGSGTDVSLMGDLRDYEDERNFATMKKIYGHQKKYEPYFGKYESIASVAVIAPGYWPGGDKMEEYRGLSLMLKEAHVQFDVIQDNHLANLKEKLKRKYKVLILPDINYLSDRDIEALKEISDAGVQLIATNTSLFDNPAALKALFGASVVNKDNDGAGNYLTPLKKDFFKSFEGQSMIHFKFNLGLYDFDKEVQTLLPILSKGRPGPPEMIGGHEPTGYYGIGIKKKTIGKNILMPMNIGKIYYQHGYEQHKNIVLDALQNIHPDAFKELINNAHPRVELILQDFMMNKEGVTIHTPFKSDGHILHLVNLTGFSGNTYFEPHTQQNIAFEVKVDFKPKKVWTMQGEEKLAFTYANGYLKLILPALTDFEGIVIER, from the coding sequence ATGAAATTTATAAAACTACTCTGCTTCTTTTGTTCAATTAGTGCCTTGGCACAAAATCCAATTTCTTCTTCTGATGACTCTGAATGGTGGAAACGGAATAATCTTCGACTCATTCAAATGAATTTGCCTGCCTATGAGGCCGCTAATATTGATGCTGATGAAATTGTGGAAGATTTAAAGGCTTTTTCTGCCAATACCTTAATTATTAATGGTGCAGGTATTATGTCTTTTTACCAATCTGATTTAGAATTTGAATACACTAATCCTTATATGAAACCCGGTGAAATGGGTAGGATAGTAGAAAGATGCCATGAAAACGGAATCCGCGTTATTATTCGCTTTGACTTCAGTAGAGCTCATGAAACCATTTTTAAAGCACATCCCGACTGGTTTTATATTTCTGCCAAAGGCGAGCGTATTATCAATACAGATAAATATGTAGTGAGTATTAATGCTCCTTATGTGCAAGAAAAGGCTTTTAAGATAGTGGAAGAGGTCATAAGCAAATTTGACATTGATGGTATTTTCTTAAACATGCCAGGCTATCAAACCCGAAACCCATATGAGAATATTTATGTGGGCATTGACCAAAATGAATACGACAAAAAGGCATTTGCAGCATGGAGCGGCGGATTAACTTTACCCTTAAAAGAAGACAGAACAGACCCCGTTTTTAATAAGTATTTAGAATTTAAAACAGCGAGTATTGAAGATTGGTCAAAAAGACTCCATGCCGTGGTCAAATCTTCGCAAGAGAAAGTTTCTTCAAAAGGGGAAATATTGCGATCTTCTGGAAAGAAAATAGCCATTTGTACATATTTGGAAGAGTCGGTTGACATTATCAGGCATGAGAGTCAGACGCATGGTTTACCATACTGGCCATACACGGCTTCTGATAATACCACCCACATAGAGCAAACTTTCCCTGACAAAATTGTAAGTAATGCCAGTATCCAGCAGATTTCGTTTCAAAGTAGATACAACGCCATAGAACCAGAGGAAATCAGTATAAGATTGTATGAAAATATTGCCAACGGTAGTGGTACTGATGTTAGTCTGATGGGCGATTTAAGAGACTATGAAGACGAGCGGAACTTTGCTACCATGAAGAAAATATATGGCCATCAGAAGAAATATGAGCCGTATTTTGGGAAATATGAAAGTATAGCTTCTGTAGCCGTTATAGCTCCAGGCTACTGGCCAGGAGGAGATAAGATGGAAGAATACAGAGGTTTGTCTTTAATGCTAAAAGAAGCTCATGTACAGTTTGACGTCATTCAAGATAATCATTTGGCGAATCTTAAGGAGAAACTGAAACGAAAATATAAGGTTTTGATATTGCCAGATATCAATTATTTGAGCGATAGGGATATTGAAGCCTTAAAAGAAATTTCTGATGCAGGCGTACAATTGATAGCCACTAATACTAGCCTTTTTGATAACCCTGCAGCCCTTAAAGCTTTGTTTGGGGCAAGTGTTGTCAATAAAGATAATGATGGAGCAGGAAACTATTTGACGCCCCTTAAGAAAGACTTCTTCAAAAGCTTTGAAGGACAAAGTATGATTCATTTCAAGTTCAATCTTGGCTTATATGATTTTGATAAAGAGGTACAAACCTTACTACCAATTTTGAGCAAAGGACGCCCAGGACCACCCGAAATGATAGGTGGGCACGAACCAACGGGTTATTACGGTATTGGAATCAAAAAGAAGACAATAGGCAAGAATATATTGATGCCAATGAATATTGGCAAGATTTACTACCAACATGGTTATGAGCAGCATAAAAACATAGTTTTGGATGCTTTGCAAAATATCCATCCTGATGCATTTAAAGAGCTTATCAATAATGCTCACCCTAGAGTAGAACTGATTTTACAAGACTTTATGATGAATAAAGAAGGTGTAACTATTCACACGCCATTTAAGTCGGACGGACATATTCTACATTTAGTTAATTTGACAGGGTTTAGCGGTAATACCTACTTTGAACCACATACGCAGCAAAACATCGCATTTGAAGTAAAGGTGGACTTTAAACCTAAAAAAGTCTGGACCATGCAGGGGGAGGAGAAGTTAGCTTTCACTTATGCCAATGGTTATTTGAAATTGATATTACCAGCCTTGACGGATTTTGAAGGAATAGTTATTGAAAGATAA
- a CDS encoding sugar MFS transporter, whose translation MTDNRSKNNLVPMLIIGAMFFIFGFVTWINGVLIPFMKTINELTDTQAYLVATASYVAFVVMALPSSYLLKKVGYKKGMSIGLMIMAVGALVFIPAAEARTYWMFLAGIFIQGTGMTLMQTAANPYITILGPIESGAKRIAMMGIANKVAGSIGSIVFGTLLLSGIGEVKDKLSIVSPDEKSQLLDTMANSVVTPYIIMASVLFLFGLLILKAPLPELEGDVDEEVADGKTAKTSIFQFPHLWLGVLALFVYVGAEVIAGDSIINYGISLGLPEDQAKNFTSYTLMAMVFTYALGVLLIPKYLSQGLALKISAALGIVFSICILSTTGFTSVLFVAALGIANALVWPAIWPLTLHGLGKFTKTGSALLVMAISGGAIIPPLYGRIVDAGKHDLMTNGIVEAEALASSANSSYWILLPCYIIILYYAIWGHKVGFKK comes from the coding sequence ATGACTGATAATCGTTCTAAAAACAATCTGGTTCCTATGCTCATTATTGGAGCTATGTTCTTCATTTTTGGATTTGTAACCTGGATAAACGGGGTTTTAATTCCGTTTATGAAAACTATAAATGAATTAACAGACACCCAAGCCTATTTAGTAGCCACCGCTTCCTATGTTGCTTTTGTGGTGATGGCATTACCCTCTTCTTACTTATTAAAAAAAGTAGGTTATAAAAAAGGAATGTCCATAGGCTTAATGATTATGGCTGTAGGGGCATTGGTTTTTATACCTGCTGCAGAGGCTAGAACGTATTGGATGTTTTTAGCTGGTATATTTATTCAAGGAACCGGTATGACGCTTATGCAAACTGCCGCTAATCCATACATTACCATTTTAGGACCCATAGAAAGTGGGGCAAAAAGAATAGCGATGATGGGCATTGCTAATAAGGTAGCAGGCTCCATTGGTTCCATCGTTTTTGGAACCCTATTATTGTCTGGCATAGGTGAGGTAAAAGATAAATTAAGTATTGTTTCGCCCGATGAAAAGTCACAATTACTTGACACCATGGCAAATAGTGTGGTAACACCATATATTATAATGGCCAGTGTTTTGTTTTTATTCGGATTGTTAATTTTAAAAGCACCATTACCAGAATTAGAAGGTGATGTGGATGAAGAAGTTGCAGATGGTAAAACAGCTAAAACTAGTATATTCCAATTTCCTCATTTATGGTTAGGCGTATTGGCACTCTTTGTTTATGTAGGTGCTGAAGTTATAGCCGGCGATTCTATTATTAATTATGGAATTTCTTTAGGATTACCCGAAGACCAAGCCAAAAACTTCACCTCTTATACCCTTATGGCTATGGTATTTACCTATGCTTTAGGTGTATTACTAATACCAAAATACCTAAGTCAAGGTTTGGCATTAAAAATTAGTGCGGCTTTAGGAATTGTTTTTTCTATATGTATTTTAAGTACAACAGGCTTCACCTCTGTACTTTTTGTTGCAGCATTAGGTATTGCTAATGCATTGGTTTGGCCTGCCATTTGGCCGTTAACGCTTCATGGCTTAGGTAAATTCACCAAAACGGGATCTGCTTTATTGGTAATGGCGATTTCGGGTGGTGCTATTATTCCTCCTTTGTATGGCAGAATAGTAGACGCAGGTAAACACGACCTAATGACCAATGGCATAGTAGAAGCAGAAGCGTTGGCTTCTTCTGCTAATAGTAGTTATTGGATATTATTACCATGCTATATTATTATTCTATATTATGCTATTTGGGGCCATAAAGTTGGGTTTAAGAAATAG